A single region of the Pseudomonas sp. B21-023 genome encodes:
- a CDS encoding PhoX family phosphatase: MSRDTGDNLDRNQSGNLPMASVMDTYLSRRSVVRGSLGAAIAMIAGAGLTGCFDSGGGSDHDDPAPQPEKPKLKLGFNSIAGSRTDACVVAAGYSAYVLAPWGTPLNATANPWKADGSNTSTDQANAMGMHHDGMHFFPINGSSSDGLLAINFEYIDTAALHPAGPTTVAGKRPVEEVRKEINAHGAGVVRISKVAGRWQVVDNDPLNRRFTTVSLMDIAGPMRGTDHVKTKFSPTGTQCRGTNNNCGNGYTPWGTYLTCEENWPGIFVNKGVRPADQVRIGVSSSSGQYKWETAAGDASEVAGEFARFDITPSGASATDDFRNEASTYGYIVEIDPYSNNTLAVKRTALGRFRHEGCCPGLPVAGKPLVWYTGDDSNNEYLYKFVSDALWDPADANPADRLATGAKYMDKGKLYVARFDANGTGAWLLLDVATPTTAGSTLGAQFGDLPGIILNTRGAADAVGATPMDRPEWTAVNPLNGDVYLTLTNNSARTAAKVDAANPRGPNRHGHIIRWHDSDDHKTFTWDIFVFGANAAGAPDINRSGLTELNQFASPDGMSFDSRGVLWFETDNGEATLTSYTNDQVLAVIPTDLVDANGKQVPVNATNQVDLRRFFVGPNGCEVTGIAFTPDNKTMFVNIQHPDNWPSTDKATDVTPAGTSVRPRASTVVIQRNDGGEIGTV; the protein is encoded by the coding sequence ATGAGTCGAGATACCGGCGATAACCTGGACCGCAACCAGAGCGGCAACCTGCCGATGGCCAGTGTCATGGACACTTACCTGAGCCGTCGCTCCGTGGTGCGCGGCAGCCTCGGCGCGGCCATCGCCATGATCGCCGGTGCCGGCCTGACCGGTTGCTTCGACAGCGGCGGCGGCTCGGATCACGACGATCCAGCGCCGCAGCCGGAGAAACCCAAACTCAAGCTGGGCTTCAACTCCATCGCCGGCTCGCGCACCGACGCCTGCGTGGTCGCCGCCGGCTACAGCGCCTACGTGCTGGCCCCTTGGGGCACGCCGCTGAACGCCACCGCCAACCCATGGAAGGCCGACGGCAGCAACACCTCCACCGACCAGGCCAACGCCATGGGCATGCACCACGACGGCATGCACTTCTTCCCCATCAACGGCAGCTCCAGCGATGGCCTGCTGGCGATCAACTTCGAATACATCGACACCGCCGCCCTGCACCCGGCCGGCCCCACCACCGTCGCCGGCAAGCGCCCGGTCGAAGAGGTGCGCAAGGAGATCAACGCCCACGGCGCCGGCGTGGTGCGCATCAGCAAGGTCGCCGGGCGCTGGCAGGTGGTCGACAACGACCCACTCAACCGCCGCTTCACCACCGTCTCGCTGATGGATATCGCAGGCCCGATGCGCGGCACCGACCACGTCAAGACCAAGTTCTCGCCCACCGGCACCCAGTGCCGCGGCACCAACAACAACTGCGGCAACGGCTACACCCCGTGGGGCACCTACCTGACCTGCGAGGAGAACTGGCCCGGCATCTTCGTCAACAAGGGTGTGCGCCCGGCCGACCAGGTGCGCATCGGCGTCTCTTCGAGCAGCGGCCAGTACAAGTGGGAAACCGCGGCGGGTGATGCCAGCGAAGTGGCCGGCGAATTCGCCCGCTTCGACATCACCCCCAGCGGCGCCAGCGCCACCGACGACTTCCGCAACGAAGCCAGCACCTATGGCTACATCGTCGAGATCGACCCGTACAGCAACAACACCCTGGCGGTGAAGCGCACCGCCCTGGGTCGCTTCCGCCACGAAGGCTGCTGCCCGGGCCTGCCGGTGGCCGGCAAGCCGCTGGTCTGGTACACCGGCGACGACTCCAACAACGAGTACCTGTACAAGTTCGTCTCCGACGCGCTGTGGGACCCGGCCGACGCCAACCCGGCCGACCGCCTGGCCACCGGCGCCAAGTACATGGACAAGGGCAAGCTGTATGTCGCCCGCTTCGATGCCAACGGCACCGGCGCCTGGCTGCTGCTCGACGTGGCCACCCCGACCACCGCCGGCAGTACCCTGGGCGCGCAGTTCGGCGACCTGCCGGGCATCATCCTCAACACCCGTGGCGCTGCCGACGCCGTGGGCGCCACGCCCATGGACCGCCCCGAGTGGACCGCCGTCAACCCGCTCAACGGCGATGTCTACCTGACCCTGACCAACAACAGCGCGCGCACCGCGGCCAAGGTCGACGCGGCCAACCCGCGCGGGCCGAACCGCCACGGCCACATCATCCGCTGGCACGACAGCGACGACCACAAGACCTTCACCTGGGACATCTTCGTGTTCGGCGCCAACGCCGCCGGTGCGCCAGACATCAACCGCTCGGGCCTGACCGAACTGAACCAGTTCGCCAGCCCCGACGGCATGAGCTTCGATAGCCGCGGCGTACTGTGGTTCGAGACCGACAACGGCGAAGCCACCCTGACCAGCTACACCAACGACCAGGTGCTGGCAGTGATCCCCACCGACCTGGTGGACGCCAACGGCAAGCAGGTCCCGGTCAACGCCACCAACCAGGTGGACCTGCGCCGCTTCTTCGTCGGGCCGAATGGCTGCGAGGTGACGGGGATTGCCTTCACCCCGGACAACAAGACCATGTTCGTCAACATCCAGCACCCGGACAACTGGCCAAGCACCGACAAGGCCACCGACGTCACGCCGGCCGGCACCTCGGTGCGGCCACGGGCTTCGACGGTGGTGATCCAGCGTAATGATGGCGGGGAGATCGGCACCGTCTGA
- a CDS encoding lipoprotein UxpA, whose amino-acid sequence MAESMASRREVISWMGVGALAPLLGACSAFPLPRGGGDRALDLLYVADTLDARQPGQAVVPATRLGPVSHLGRAPWMSGPNASAGQLELAPLLDAGRAGQAQTGGYAVLAALLEQLRREAGSEQCLTLENGQCWNGSGLAYLTQGESGVQGSQLLGSEVRVSSDERVLWPQRSAGLYRQSSSITLGAGLADAQAKALGVKGLQVFQRGGVRIAVVGVTDPYAQDQKASLKQWYQSLQPSFQQARREADLVVALADVGTGPGLWLAERIPEVDVLLCARGQDLWPAPVLATQASGRRVPVLFAGCRASGAFRLRCRQAGGQWQFEARFFPAFEHSLAPQALARASQLRSELQRQRSGHAAWLDQPLARAPEALWRRDTRGGSWDRLLHHALADDSSMPVLLPGLRYDYPLTAGESITREHLISLTGGYAAPVVEAPARQVEQVLENAAEQLFGDPLLLDNSQDLPRWQSQDWQVSYSPNGKRIIGLQPVEGLCRTFGLHFDAQAGAPLWQTLEAWLTRQAPGWALAPLQLPAVRYVQGHPGWHPHQVAA is encoded by the coding sequence ATGGCGGAGTCGATGGCGAGCAGGCGCGAAGTGATCAGCTGGATGGGTGTCGGTGCATTGGCACCGTTGCTCGGCGCCTGCTCGGCCTTTCCCCTTCCACGTGGCGGGGGCGACCGCGCGCTGGACCTGCTGTATGTCGCCGATACCCTGGACGCTCGCCAGCCGGGCCAGGCCGTGGTACCGGCCACGCGCCTCGGCCCGGTCAGCCACCTGGGGCGAGCCCCATGGATGAGCGGGCCGAATGCGAGTGCCGGGCAGCTTGAGCTAGCGCCGTTGCTCGATGCCGGCCGGGCCGGCCAGGCCCAGACTGGAGGCTATGCAGTATTGGCCGCGCTGCTCGAACAACTGCGGCGCGAGGCCGGCAGCGAACAATGCCTGACCCTGGAGAACGGCCAATGCTGGAACGGCAGCGGCCTGGCCTACCTCACCCAGGGCGAAAGTGGTGTGCAGGGCAGCCAACTGCTGGGCAGCGAGGTGCGGGTCAGCAGCGATGAGCGTGTGCTGTGGCCGCAGCGCAGTGCCGGGCTCTATCGCCAGTCATCTTCTATTACCCTTGGTGCCGGTCTGGCCGATGCCCAGGCCAAGGCGCTGGGCGTCAAGGGGCTGCAGGTGTTCCAGCGTGGTGGTGTGCGCATCGCCGTGGTCGGGGTCACCGACCCTTATGCACAGGATCAGAAAGCCTCCCTTAAACAGTGGTACCAATCCTTGCAACCGAGCTTCCAGCAAGCCCGGCGCGAGGCCGACCTGGTGGTGGCGCTGGCGGATGTCGGCACCGGCCCGGGCTTGTGGTTGGCCGAGCGCATACCCGAGGTGGATGTGCTGCTGTGTGCCCGTGGCCAGGACCTGTGGCCGGCGCCGGTGCTGGCCACCCAAGCCAGCGGCCGCCGGGTACCGGTGCTGTTCGCCGGTTGCCGGGCCAGTGGCGCGTTTCGCCTGCGCTGCCGCCAGGCAGGTGGCCAATGGCAGTTCGAGGCGCGGTTCTTCCCGGCCTTCGAGCACAGCCTCGCACCGCAGGCCCTGGCCCGTGCCAGCCAATTGCGCAGCGAACTGCAACGCCAGCGCAGCGGTCATGCCGCCTGGCTTGACCAGCCGCTGGCGCGTGCCCCTGAAGCATTGTGGCGCCGCGATACCCGTGGCGGCAGCTGGGACCGCCTGTTGCACCATGCCCTGGCCGATGATTCGAGCATGCCGGTGCTGCTGCCCGGCCTGCGCTACGACTACCCGCTGACAGCGGGCGAGTCGATCACCCGTGAGCACCTCATAAGCCTGACCGGTGGTTACGCCGCACCGGTGGTCGAGGCCCCGGCGCGCCAGGTCGAGCAGGTGCTGGAGAACGCCGCCGAGCAGCTGTTCGGCGACCCGTTGCTGCTGGACAACAGCCAGGACCTGCCGCGCTGGCAGAGCCAGGACTGGCAGGTCAGCTACAGCCCTAACGGCAAGCGCATCATCGGCCTGCAACCCGTCGAGGGCCTGTGCCGCACCTTTGGCCTGCACTTCGATGCCCAGGCCGGCGCGCCCTTGTGGCAGACCCTCGAAGCCTGGCTGACCCGCCAGGCGCCGGGCTGGGCCCTGGCTCCCTTGCAACTGCCGGCCGTGCGCTACGTGCAGGGCCACCCTGGCTGGCACCCGCACCAGGTGGCCGCGTGA
- a CDS encoding pilus assembly protein PilZ: MISRLFSFALLTLTGWLAAQCVLLLSRQPQPANAPVPAPAPLPGLLAEHWQTPVDDGRIPLTRLPLAYLGGLKAQPLSASVVVLRHGQQVRTLGRGQRLAPGIVLQDIDADGLIFDNNGRRERLPWPPRPAVTGFKRQG; the protein is encoded by the coding sequence GTGATCTCGCGTCTTTTCAGCTTCGCGTTGCTGACCCTCACCGGCTGGCTGGCGGCGCAGTGCGTGCTGCTGCTCAGCCGCCAGCCGCAACCGGCCAATGCGCCGGTGCCGGCGCCGGCACCGTTGCCAGGCTTGTTGGCCGAGCACTGGCAGACGCCTGTCGATGACGGGCGCATCCCGCTCACCCGCCTGCCCCTGGCCTACCTGGGCGGGCTCAAGGCCCAGCCGCTGTCGGCCAGCGTGGTGGTACTGCGCCATGGCCAACAAGTGCGCACCCTCGGCCGTGGCCAGCGCCTGGCGCCGGGCATCGTGCTGCAGGACATCGACGCCGATGGCCTGATCTTCGACAACAACGGGCGGCGCGAGCGCCTGCCCTGGCCACCACGCCCCGCCGTGACCGGCTTCAAGCGCCAAGGATGA
- the gspD gene encoding type II secretion system secretin GspD, whose product MIARYCLAGLLMLGMSLARAEEAEVFADDGTPLYEVNFVDTELGEFIDSVSRITGTTFIVDPRVQGKVTVRTVDRHDADAIYDIFLAQLRAQGFAAVDLPNGSVKIVPDQAARLEPVPVETSGKKAEGSDGVATRVFNVRNAASEQMLGILKPLIDPRVGVITPYPAANLLVVTDWRSNLERIDSLLRQLDQVSDEPLQVMPLKHASAADTAGLVTRLLAREQGADSAQVVADPRSNALLVRGSADSRERVRALLVQLDRPSDSLRSSNTQVIYLRHANAAEVVKVLRGLSQAGTVPAAEGEGKDAPVPAASDSGIRLEYEEGTNAVVMVGPDSELAAYRSIVEKLDIRRAQVVVEAIIAEVSDSSAQELGVQWLFADEKFGAGIVNFGGNGVNIASIAGAASSGDNEKLGKLLSATTGATAGIGHIGGGFNFAMLVNALKGKSGFNLLSTPTLLTLDNAEASILVGQEVPFVTGSVTQNNANPYQTIERKEVGVKLRIKPQISIDDSVRLDIVQEVSSIADSSAASDVITNKREIKTKVMVEDNGLVILGGLISDEMATSNQRVPLLGDIPYLGRLFRSDASKNTKQNLMVFIRPRILRDGESLAGLSQQKYQSLQQNTPLKLPALAEGLPLLQVFPASRARLEGGDW is encoded by the coding sequence ATGATCGCAAGGTACTGTCTGGCCGGGCTGCTGATGCTCGGCATGTCCCTGGCCCGGGCCGAAGAGGCGGAAGTCTTCGCCGACGACGGCACGCCGCTGTACGAGGTGAACTTCGTCGATACCGAGCTCGGTGAGTTCATCGACAGCGTGTCGCGCATCACCGGCACCACCTTCATCGTCGACCCCCGGGTGCAGGGCAAGGTCACCGTGCGCACGGTCGATCGCCACGACGCCGACGCCATCTACGACATCTTCCTTGCCCAGCTGCGCGCCCAGGGCTTCGCGGCCGTGGACCTGCCCAACGGCAGCGTGAAGATCGTGCCCGACCAGGCCGCGCGCCTGGAGCCGGTGCCGGTGGAAACCTCGGGCAAGAAGGCCGAAGGCAGCGACGGCGTGGCCACCCGCGTGTTCAATGTGCGCAACGCCGCCAGTGAGCAGATGCTCGGCATTCTCAAGCCGCTGATCGACCCACGGGTCGGGGTGATCACCCCGTATCCGGCGGCCAACCTGCTGGTGGTCACCGACTGGCGCAGTAACCTGGAGCGCATCGACAGCCTGCTGCGCCAGCTCGACCAGGTCAGCGACGAGCCGTTGCAGGTGATGCCGCTCAAGCATGCCAGCGCTGCCGACACCGCTGGCCTGGTGACCCGCCTGCTGGCCCGCGAGCAGGGCGCCGACAGCGCCCAGGTGGTTGCCGACCCGCGCAGCAATGCGCTGCTGGTGCGTGGCAGCGCCGACAGCCGGGAGCGGGTGCGGGCGCTGCTGGTGCAGCTCGACCGGCCCAGCGACAGTCTGCGCAGCAGCAACACCCAGGTCATCTATCTGCGCCACGCCAATGCCGCCGAAGTGGTCAAGGTGCTGCGCGGCCTGAGCCAGGCTGGCACGGTGCCGGCGGCGGAAGGCGAGGGCAAGGATGCGCCGGTGCCGGCGGCCAGCGACTCGGGCATTCGCCTGGAGTACGAGGAGGGCACCAACGCCGTGGTGATGGTCGGCCCGGACAGCGAACTGGCCGCCTACCGCAGTATCGTCGAGAAGTTGGACATTCGCCGGGCGCAGGTGGTGGTCGAGGCGATCATCGCCGAGGTCTCCGACAGCAGCGCCCAGGAACTGGGCGTGCAGTGGCTGTTCGCCGACGAGAAGTTCGGCGCCGGCATCGTCAATTTCGGCGGCAACGGGGTGAACATCGCCAGCATCGCCGGGGCCGCCAGCAGCGGCGACAACGAGAAACTCGGCAAGCTGCTTTCGGCCACCACCGGCGCCACCGCCGGCATCGGCCATATCGGTGGTGGCTTCAACTTCGCCATGCTGGTCAACGCACTCAAGGGCAAGAGCGGTTTCAACCTGCTGTCCACGCCGACCCTGCTGACCCTGGACAATGCCGAGGCGTCGATCCTGGTGGGCCAGGAGGTGCCGTTCGTCACCGGCTCCGTCACCCAGAACAACGCCAACCCCTACCAGACCATCGAGCGCAAGGAAGTCGGGGTGAAGCTGCGCATCAAGCCGCAGATCAGCATCGACGACAGCGTGCGCCTGGACATCGTCCAGGAGGTGTCGTCGATCGCCGACTCCAGCGCCGCCAGTGACGTGATCACCAACAAGCGCGAGATCAAGACCAAGGTCATGGTCGAGGACAACGGCCTGGTGATCCTCGGCGGGCTGATCAGCGACGAAATGGCCACCAGCAATCAGCGCGTGCCGCTGCTCGGCGATATTCCCTACCTGGGCCGGTTGTTCCGTTCCGACGCCAGCAAGAACACCAAGCAGAACCTGATGGTGTTCATCCGCCCGCGCATCCTGCGTGACGGCGAGAGCCTGGCCGGACTGAGCCAGCAGAAGTACCAGAGCCTTCAGCAAAACACTCCGCTCAAGCTGCCGGCGCTGGCCGAGGGCCTGCCGTTGCTGCAAGTGTTCCCCGCCAGCCGGGCACGTCTGGAAGGCGGTGACTGGTGA
- a CDS encoding GspE/PulE family protein, producing MLPYRLARQSGVAMAPAENGWQLWLRGDADSDQLQELLRVHGQPVGVEQLDSASFDERLGQLYQAGEAANQALIEGIGEQVDLDSLMSEMPRIEDLLESDDEAPVIRLINGLFGQALRLRASDIHIETFEQSLVVRLRIDGHLREVLRPPRALSAMLVSRIKVMARLDIAEKRQPQDGRITLRAAGREVDVRVSTLPGIHGERVVMRVLDKQASLLALDNLGMPAAVLRGLRGCLARPNGIVLSTGPTGSGKTTTLYASLNSLNDGSRNILTVEDPVEYAIAGIGQTAINPRAGLTFASGLRAILRQDPDVIMLGEIRDQETAQIAVQASLTGHLVLSTLHTNSAVGAVTRLRDMGIEPFLIASCLRGVLAQRLVRRLCTCAVAQPLQSAERELWPELGSLRESYHPVGCEHCQGSGYVGRQGLYEFIELDAGLVALLYDGESELAMQAYLDGRRQSLVAEARDCLARGETSLAEVLRVVQG from the coding sequence ATGCTGCCCTATCGCCTGGCACGGCAGAGCGGGGTGGCAATGGCACCGGCTGAAAACGGCTGGCAGTTGTGGTTGCGCGGCGACGCCGACAGTGACCAATTGCAGGAACTGCTGCGCGTGCATGGCCAGCCGGTGGGCGTCGAGCAGCTCGACAGTGCGAGCTTCGACGAGCGCCTCGGCCAGCTTTACCAGGCTGGCGAGGCGGCGAACCAGGCCTTGATCGAAGGCATCGGCGAGCAAGTCGACCTGGACAGCCTGATGAGCGAGATGCCGCGCATCGAGGACCTGCTGGAAAGCGATGACGAAGCACCGGTGATCCGCCTGATCAACGGCCTGTTCGGCCAGGCCCTGCGTCTGCGCGCCTCTGACATCCATATCGAGACCTTCGAGCAGAGCCTGGTGGTGCGTCTGCGCATCGACGGCCACCTGCGCGAGGTGCTGCGCCCGCCACGGGCGTTGTCGGCGATGCTGGTGTCGCGGATCAAGGTCATGGCGCGGCTCGATATCGCCGAGAAGCGCCAGCCCCAGGATGGCCGCATCACCCTGCGCGCCGCCGGGCGCGAGGTGGATGTGCGGGTCTCGACCTTGCCCGGTATCCATGGTGAGCGGGTGGTGATGCGCGTGCTCGACAAGCAGGCCAGCCTGCTGGCGCTGGACAACCTGGGCATGCCTGCCGCCGTGCTGCGCGGCTTGCGTGGTTGCCTGGCACGGCCCAATGGCATTGTGCTGTCCACCGGCCCCACCGGCTCGGGCAAGACCACCACGCTGTACGCCAGCCTCAACAGCCTGAATGACGGCAGCCGCAATATCCTCACCGTCGAGGACCCGGTGGAATACGCCATCGCCGGCATCGGCCAGACCGCCATCAACCCGCGTGCCGGGCTGACCTTCGCCAGTGGCTTGCGCGCCATCCTGCGCCAGGACCCGGACGTGATCATGCTGGGCGAGATCCGCGACCAGGAGACTGCGCAGATCGCCGTGCAGGCCAGCCTCACCGGGCATCTGGTACTGTCGACCCTGCACACCAACAGTGCCGTCGGTGCGGTGACCCGCCTGCGCGACATGGGCATCGAGCCGTTCCTGATTGCCTCGTGCCTGCGTGGCGTGCTGGCCCAGCGCCTGGTGCGGCGCCTGTGCACCTGCGCGGTGGCGCAGCCGCTGCAAAGCGCCGAGCGTGAACTGTGGCCGGAGCTGGGCAGCCTGCGCGAAAGCTATCACCCGGTCGGCTGCGAGCACTGCCAGGGCAGCGGCTATGTCGGCCGGCAGGGGCTGTACGAGTTCATCGAGTTGGACGCCGGGCTGGTTGCCTTGCTCTACGACGGCGAGAGCGAACTGGCCATGCAGGCCTACCTGGATGGACGCCGGCAAAGCCTGGTGGCTGAGGCCCGCGATTGCCTGGCCCGGGGCGAGACCAGCCTGGCCGAAGTGCTGCGCGTGGTGCAGGGTTAG
- the gspF gene encoding type II secretion system inner membrane protein GspF — protein sequence MPTYRYQAVDLAGKAHKASVQADSERHARQLLREQGLFARHLQRHDSAQPGRQRLTRGQLCELTRQLATLVGAGIPLVDALATLERQLRQPALHAVLVALRGSLAEGLGLARSLARQGAPFTGLYCALVEAGERSGRLGQVLSRLADHLEQVQRQRHKARTALIYPAVLMGVSLAVVVGLMTFVVPKLTEQFAHSGQSLPFITSLLIGLSQGLVQAGPYLLALAILAALLGGWLLRKPHWCLRRDDLLLRLPRIGVLLQVLESARLARSLAILCGSGVALLEALQVATETVGNRRIRAAMEQVRQQVQGGTSLHRALDNAGEFPPLLVNMVGSGEASGTLADMLERVADDQERGFARQVDTAMALFEPLMILVMGAVVLFIVLAVLLPIMQLNQGLQL from the coding sequence ATGCCGACCTATCGCTACCAGGCCGTGGATCTTGCCGGCAAGGCGCACAAGGCCAGCGTGCAGGCCGACAGCGAGCGCCATGCGCGGCAATTGCTGCGCGAGCAGGGCCTGTTCGCCCGGCACTTGCAACGCCACGATAGCGCACAGCCCGGTCGTCAGCGCCTGACCCGTGGCCAACTGTGCGAGCTGACCCGCCAACTGGCGACCTTGGTTGGCGCTGGCATCCCCCTGGTCGATGCCCTTGCCACACTGGAGCGGCAGCTACGCCAGCCGGCCTTGCACGCGGTGCTGGTGGCCTTGCGCGGCTCCCTCGCCGAGGGCCTGGGGCTGGCGCGTAGCCTGGCGCGACAGGGCGCGCCGTTCACCGGTTTGTATTGCGCGCTGGTCGAGGCCGGCGAGCGCTCCGGACGCCTTGGCCAGGTGCTGAGCCGTCTGGCCGACCACCTCGAACAGGTCCAGCGCCAGCGCCACAAGGCGCGCACCGCGCTGATCTACCCGGCGGTGCTGATGGGCGTGTCGCTGGCCGTGGTGGTCGGCCTGATGACCTTCGTGGTGCCCAAGCTCACCGAGCAGTTCGCCCACTCCGGGCAGAGCCTGCCGTTCATCACGTCGCTACTGATCGGCTTGAGCCAGGGGCTGGTGCAGGCCGGCCCCTATCTGCTGGCACTGGCGATCCTGGCCGCGCTGTTGGGCGGCTGGCTGCTGCGCAAGCCGCACTGGTGCCTGCGCCGCGACGACCTGCTGCTGCGCCTGCCGCGTATCGGTGTGCTGCTGCAAGTGCTGGAGAGCGCGCGCCTGGCACGCAGCCTGGCGATCCTCTGCGGCAGCGGCGTGGCCCTGCTCGAAGCCCTGCAGGTGGCCACCGAGACAGTCGGCAACCGGCGAATCCGCGCAGCCATGGAGCAGGTACGCCAGCAGGTACAGGGCGGCACCAGCCTGCACCGGGCGCTGGACAACGCCGGGGAGTTTCCGCCGCTGCTGGTAAACATGGTCGGCAGCGGCGAGGCCAGCGGCACCCTGGCCGACATGCTCGAGCGGGTGGCCGACGACCAGGAGCGCGGCTTCGCCCGCCAGGTGGACACCGCCATGGCGCTGTTCGAACCGCTGATGATCCTGGTAATGGGCGCCGTGGTGCTGTTCATCGTGCTGGCGGTGCTGCTGCCGATCATGCAGCTCAACCAGGGATTGCAACTGTGA
- the gspG gene encoding type II secretion system major pseudopilin GspG: MPQRRNRQRGFTLMEIMVVIFIIGLLIAVVAPSVLGNQDKAMKQKVMADLATLEQALDMYRLDNLRFPSTEQGLAALAKKPTQEPLPRSWRSDGYIRRLPQDPWGTPYQYRMPGEHGRVDVYSLGADGVPGGEGLDADLGNWAL, from the coding sequence ATGCCGCAACGACGTAACCGCCAGCGGGGCTTCACGCTGATGGAAATCATGGTGGTGATCTTCATCATCGGCCTGCTGATCGCCGTGGTCGCGCCCAGCGTGCTGGGCAACCAGGACAAGGCCATGAAGCAGAAAGTCATGGCCGACCTCGCGACCTTGGAGCAGGCGCTGGACATGTACCGCCTGGATAACCTGCGCTTCCCCAGCACCGAACAGGGCCTGGCGGCGCTGGCGAAGAAGCCGACCCAGGAACCGCTGCCGCGCAGCTGGCGCAGTGACGGCTATATCCGCCGCCTGCCGCAAGACCCGTGGGGCACCCCGTACCAGTACCGCATGCCCGGCGAGCATGGCCGGGTTGATGTCTATTCGCTGGGCGCCGATGGCGTGCCGGGCGGCGAAGGGCTGGATGCCGACCTGGGCAACTGGGCGCTTTGA
- the gspH gene encoding type II secretion system minor pseudopilin GspH encodes MGRGERSHAVPIQQRGFSLLELLVVLAIAALMTSLAVAWLDSGRSSIDQALDRLAAATVAQADLARHAGQLRGLRWNGQRPEFVRRQGEHWQVETVALGDWPKGLRPDWPASQAPALLFTPDGWSRPGTVRWRWAEGGQRWDWDRGGQLRVSAMP; translated from the coding sequence ATGGGTCGAGGGGAGCGCTCCCACGCTGTCCCGATCCAACAGCGTGGTTTCAGCCTGCTCGAACTGCTGGTGGTGCTTGCCATTGCCGCCTTGATGACCAGCCTGGCCGTGGCCTGGCTCGACAGCGGCAGAAGCAGCATCGACCAGGCGCTCGATCGCCTGGCCGCCGCCACCGTGGCCCAGGCCGACCTGGCGCGCCATGCCGGGCAGTTGCGCGGGCTGCGCTGGAACGGTCAACGCCCCGAGTTCGTCCGTCGGCAAGGCGAGCACTGGCAGGTGGAAACCGTGGCGCTCGGCGATTGGCCCAAAGGCCTGCGCCCGGACTGGCCAGCCAGCCAGGCGCCAGCGCTGCTGTTTACCCCCGATGGCTGGTCACGTCCGGGCACTGTGCGCTGGCGCTGGGCCGAGGGCGGTCAGCGCTGGGACTGGGACCGCGGCGGGCAATTGCGCGTGAGCGCGATGCCATGA
- a CDS encoding type II secretion system protein has translation MKRRQRGFTLLEVSVALGIAAVLAVITSQVLRQRLAVQDTVQQHRLGLLCARELQARFVVEQYWPVTNQDYGVLVEGGQACHWQLQLRRTGVRDLRRGELLLHADRDQRLPLGQFTVFLERP, from the coding sequence ATGAAGCGCCGGCAACGCGGCTTCACCCTGTTGGAGGTGAGCGTGGCCCTGGGCATCGCCGCCGTCCTGGCGGTGATCACCAGCCAGGTCCTGCGCCAGCGCCTGGCGGTGCAGGACACCGTGCAGCAGCATCGCCTGGGCCTGCTGTGCGCCCGTGAGCTGCAGGCACGCTTCGTGGTCGAGCAGTATTGGCCGGTGACCAACCAGGACTACGGTGTGCTGGTGGAGGGCGGGCAGGCCTGTCATTGGCAGTTGCAACTGCGCCGCACCGGTGTGCGCGACCTGCGCCGTGGCGAACTGCTATTGCATGCCGATCGTGACCAGCGCCTGCCGCTGGGGCAGTTCACTGTGTTCCTGGAGCGGCCATGA
- a CDS encoding prepilin-type N-terminal cleavage/methylation domain-containing protein: protein MKRRQAGMTLIELLVALALTALLGVMLSALVNGWLKVRERLDEQVSETGVVDFCLALERRFDSPVLRRLYEQRLPLAARWLDWQPDRQQLLWVAAAAWPQAEGGSRLQRQRLRFEPREQRLLLETSADLYAAAAPVWVLRERLERVSAMNVLYHQTGRWLAWPSDQPAHPGRGVRVELVRDGAPYTCTFVLPWGRA from the coding sequence ATGAAACGGCGCCAGGCGGGCATGACCCTGATCGAACTGCTGGTGGCCCTGGCCCTCACGGCCTTGCTCGGGGTGATGCTGTCGGCGCTGGTCAACGGCTGGCTGAAGGTGCGCGAGCGGCTCGATGAACAGGTGAGCGAAACCGGCGTAGTGGATTTTTGCCTGGCCCTGGAGCGGCGTTTCGACAGCCCGGTGCTGCGCCGCCTGTACGAGCAGCGTTTGCCGTTGGCGGCGCGCTGGCTCGACTGGCAGCCCGACCGTCAGCAACTGCTGTGGGTGGCCGCCGCCGCCTGGCCGCAGGCCGAAGGGGGATCGCGCCTGCAGCGCCAGCGCCTGCGCTTCGAGCCGCGTGAACAACGGCTGCTGCTGGAAACCTCGGCCGACCTGTACGCCGCCGCGGCCCCGGTTTGGGTGCTACGCGAACGGCTGGAGCGGGTCAGCGCGATGAATGTTCTCTACCACCAGACCGGCCGTTGGCTGGCCTGGCCTTCCGATCAACCGGCGCACCCCGGTAGGGGCGTGCGCGTGGAGCTAGTGCGTGATGGAGCACCTTATACCTGTACTTTCGTTCTGCCCTGGGGGCGCGCATGA